From Fusarium fujikuroi IMI 58289 draft genome, chromosome FFUJ_chr07, a single genomic window includes:
- a CDS encoding probable ribosomal protein L17.e, cytosolic, translating to MGRVRTKTVKKSAKVIIERYYPKLTLDFETNKRICDEIAIIASKRLRNKIAGYTTHLMKRIQRGPVRGISFKLQEEERERKDQYVPEVSALDFTQNSESGQLDVDGETKDLLKHLGFESIPVNVIPVTQQQVPERGGRRYGDRPRRD from the exons ATGGGTCGCGTTCGCACCAAGACTGTCAAGAAGTCCGCCAAGGTCATCATTGAGCGTTACTACCCCAAGCTCACCCTGGACTTCGAGACCAACAAGCGTATCTGTGATGAGATCGCTATCATTGCTTCCAAGCGCCTCCGCAACAAG ATTGCCGGCTACACTACCCACTTGATGAAGCGAATTCAGCGTGGACCCGTCCGCGGTATctccttcaagcttcaggaggaggagcgtgAGCGCAAGGATCAGTACGTTCCTGAGGTCTCTGCTCTGGACTTCACCCAGAACTCCGAGAGCGGCCAGCTCGACGTCGATGGCGAGACCAAGGATCTCCTCAAACACCTTGGC TTCGAGTCTATTCCCGTCAACGTCATCCCCGTCACTCAGCAGCAGGTTCCCGAGCGTGGTGGACGACGATATGGCGACCGCCCTCGCCGCGACTAA
- a CDS encoding probable tRNA-guanine transglycosylase, which yields MVSLLKLATITEKGVEFLSPHDGTPMLLTPEHSMSLQNSIGSDIMMQLDDVLVTTSPDKARMREAMERSVRWLDRCIAAHKKPESQNLFCIIQGGLDLDMRRECCREMLARDTPGIAIGGLSGGEAKADYCRVVAACTELLPDLKPRYVMGIGYPEDLVVSVALGADMFDCVWPTRTARFGNAVTKHGVLNIRNKKYATDFGPVEEGCNCMVCKPTADGGMGVTRAFVHHNASKETVAAHLLTIHNVYYQLNLMRQIREAIMEDRFPTFVRQFFAWLYADKTEYPEWAVGALKGVNIDLTAE from the coding sequence ATGGTCAGTTTGTTAAAGCTTGCAACTATTACTGAGAAAGGTGTCGAATTTCTGAGCCCGCATGATGGAACACCCATGTTACTTACACCTGAGCATTCCATGTCACTGCAAAACAGCATCGGCAGCGACATTATGATGCAACTGGACGATGTCCTTGTCACAACTTCGCCTGACAAAGCACGTATGCGCGAGGCCATGGAGCGAAGTGTGCGGTGGTTAGATCGATGCATTGCAGCTCACAAGAAACCAGAGTCCCAGAATCTCTTCTGCATCATTCAGGGAGGTCTCGATCTCGACATGCGACGAGAATGCTGTCGCGAGATGTTGGCTCGCGATACCCCGGGCATTGCCATTGGTGGGCTGAGTGGCGgtgaggccaaggctgattATTGCAGAGTTGTAGCAGCTTGCACAGAACTGCTCCCTGACCTGAAGCCGCGATACGTCATGGGCATTGGTTACCCTGAAGATCTGGTGGTGAGCGTTGCGCTAGGAGCCGACATGTTCGATTGTGTGTGGCCAACAAGAACAGCCCGATTTGGCAATGCAGTCACAAAACATGGCGTCTTGAACATCCGTAACAAGAAATACGCTACTGATTTCGGGCCTGTCGAGGAGGGTTGCAACTGCATGGTCTGCAAGCCAACCGCTGATGGAGGAATGGGTGTCACTCGAGCATTTGTCCACCACAACGCCTCAAAAGAGACGGTAGCGGCGCACCTGCTGACCATTCACAATGTCTACTATCAATTGAACCTTATGCGACAAATCAGGGAGGCCATTATGGAGGATCGATTCCCTACATTCGTGCGACAGTTCTTCGCTTGGCTTTATGCGGATAAAACAGAGTATCCCGAATGGGCAGTTGGAGCATTGAAGGGGGTCAACATCGATTTGACAGCGGAATAG